A window of Periplaneta americana isolate PAMFEO1 chromosome 9, P.americana_PAMFEO1_priV1, whole genome shotgun sequence genomic DNA:
CTGCATTTACTGTTAGTTTAATCACCAAAGATTCAATTTTCAGCCACTGTAACTTCTTCTAGAAGACATATCCTATGCAAACCAGCAATTCTTTCTTAGGAAGTAgtcattttaaaatatgacattCAAAAATACGTAAATGAAATTTTATCTTCTAAATATAGACCTactcaaaaaaaatattttattcccaaaacataaccaaaatatgaatttcaacTGCAAATATGAGCTAACATAAAATGAcaaattatgcaaaataaaataaccctgaaaatctctcttttttacttcattatgtttattatttttaagttaatatttgcataccggtatgtatttttctgtatgtgatttgatcctgattgagtggaagagaaggcctgatggtcttaactctgccagagaaaatgaaacaataataataataataataataataataataataataataataataattattattattattattattattattattattattattattattattattatgtctaacATCCGAATTCTAGTTAACTCATTTCTTAGTATGTGTTCAGTTAATATTATTgcaattcattacatgaaatcaaAAGACACCTATCAGATATCACAGCTATTGcttttataattttcaaaaagCACCTGCTTCTGGATATCAGAGCACAACGGTTTGTTTGCCTTTGTGACAGATTTACGACCTCTGAGTAACTCCTATGAAGATAtgatacaataggcctatacaaaattgGCTCTAATTCTGAAATAACTGGACTCATACGCATGCAGGTTTGTTTCCAAATGCAGAATATATCCTGAAGGAGGTCTCACAAAGTTACACTATTCGATGTAGCCGTGTTTCTAATACGAACTACGAACGTATTACCTACAATATTCAGGATGGAAATGATGCCGCATACAAATAAAGCTGATTTTAGTCAGACTCACCGCTTCAACTGATGATTGGTAGACGACAATTTTTGTTATAATCTTACTCCTCCAcaagtaataatttattgtagGAAACAGACTAACGCCTTCTCGAGGAAATCACTCGTCATTACGTACTGATCATTATTGGCGATTGTTGTGAACGTAATGTTAAATTAGAACATTAAAATGCCAAGGTCTCCTGTTTTTATGCAGGGTGAGCTCAGAGTGTTCACTAGGTTTGCTAATCCTAACAAGTTGTATCTTTTCTAATCTTAACCTGTTCCTGATAGTCATGTATTAGCTTACGCAATTTATACAATACTATATTGTCTATACTGACCTTAGAGATTTTTCAAGTCTTCTGTATTCCTTCCCATTCCTGGCCATCCGTGTCCACTGTTTGCCCGCTACTCCGATGCATAAAACGGACCAACAGATTTTAGGTCGTCCCACGTTCCCCTTCGCTGTCCTGGAACCCCACATCATCGCTGCATGGGCCCATTTGGATTCCTGCAGTCTTGATACACAACCTCTCCACTTCCATTTCAGCAGCTCTGAAGTCTGTACACCAGCTCGTGTGCCCATCTCCTTTCGAACCTCTCCGTTTCTTCTTCCGTCCTTTAAATTAGAACATTACATGACTACATTAACTTATGCGTTAAACATGATTTATGGAATTTATTACAGTATCGCACTTTGTATATCGAATGTTCTGAGCGTACAGCCAAATATGTAACCCTATActatagttttttgttttttttttttttaagatgcaaAATTGCAACCTCGGCTTTTCTAAAGAACGCGTcacaaacttccaacttgaaTTTTTCTAAGTTCTCCGGTGCGGAAATCTCTAACAGTTAGGCTAGATTAGTTTAGTTTAGCCTTTTCGTATGCTTTGtgttacgaatctgtgacaggttaggtcacATTAGTTTAGGGTTTGTATGCCTTgcgtatagtttgtatttcagtgtttaattaatagttcatagtattttgttgtttaattcgtaaataactcttgtatacatgtagctcttatctaaatcaaattgttgaattctttgtaagttgatacatatgtatgtatacttttttgctggttgagtggaagagaaggccttacggccttaactctgccagctaaaataaatctattattattattattattattattattattattattattatattaagtgaagtgaaatatgaGTTTCGCGTCCTATTTTGAAGCattctacctctttatttcacgCGTTAAATAATCACTAATAGGTTATCTACACAGatcaattctttccaatttttaccTAGTTTCTAATGTTTGCAAGTCAACTGACGTCCTCtacgaattcttcacattcaaaactaccttccctctgaaaattatacaattttgtcACTTTTTCGCCACAGAACGTTCAGtatcgcgtgctatagaaaacttGCAATCTTTAACGGGTAAtacttttattaattctaactaaTTAGGTTTTCTGACAGTGTATGCAAATCGAGTACTGTGATGTAGATAGAGCTTAATGAATTTAACGAGTACCTAAACCTTTCTATTATCCTGCTGAATGGTCCGATACAAATTAAGCATGCTTCCAGAGACTTACAGTATGTATTCAGTAATTAAAGTAACCCATCTTTTACTAAATCTCATTAAAATTTGTTACccaagaatggaacaaaagactgcttgttttttttt
This region includes:
- the LOC138706015 gene encoding uncharacterized protein, with amino-acid sequence MVQADGRRNGEVRKEMGTRAGVQTSELLKWKWRGCVSRLQESKWAHAAMMWGSRTAKGNVGRPKICWSVLCIGVAGKQWTRMARNGKEYRRLEKSLRRVRATATSTDLV